Proteins from a single region of Oryza brachyantha chromosome 6, ObraRS2, whole genome shotgun sequence:
- the LOC102714472 gene encoding uncharacterized protein LOC102714472 yields the protein MESEDYTFLWKWRKYLLLLATLVASVTYDAGLNPPGGVWPDDGDGHVTGDPVLPVTYGSRYLAFFYCNATAFVASLVVIMMLLDRRVSGNRVGVTVLRSAMALDLSALMGAYAAGVSRDVLAVAYVSALFGMVFAYVAAHVVVATSALPPVEWLRVSAKRLAGRLEELLRKGDDGEQLGAASRAEEDRQERRKFLLLLATFATPLTYAAGLEPPGGFWDKTEGGHTAGVPILRDGRPRRRYLAFFYCNATSFVASLAIVMLLMSRTLSDRVVRSYALQVCVLVELLGLMGAYAAGSCRRRETTVYVLSLAAAVLLYLALQVAVGMFAMGTIKKWLVGLCRILQCRGRRNLHQEHPRTDTAITQDDHLIREMKPCTAKPNAPCPDEGVAGGDEDEGDADDTVEESRSLLLLLATLAATVTYDAGLNPPGGFWPDGEHAGELILLERHRRRYKAFFHCNTAAFVASLVVIVIVQSKQLSSGAVVKRRALQAAMTLDLLGLMGAYAAGSCRDTATTIYVSALAVAVFIYSLGNVVAFTTMGQRRETRLMRWVDGMVQKVLEKLHLSDGQSGEEDDDLEKKRKFLLQLAILAATVTYKTGLTPPGGFWSEGDGAGDPVLLDHYRRRYMVFFYCNSTGFMASVAVILMLVNRRLYKQGIRCNALHACVVVGLLGLMLAYAAGSCRKLRTSVYVIALVAAVVGFLLLQILLFLLARHVMPAALRDRLPPWLTKLFEPLSPPPRIKPAGGAQSQDAGRHTEQYMKRKYLMLLGVLAASVTYQAGLSPPGGTWSEDGGAMAGGGGGFRYAAGNPILHDTDVRRYHAFFHCNATSFMASVVVIVLLLQRTVRRHSAPLWAMQSAVVLDLLGLLGAYATGSCREWETSVYVVALVAAVVVYITLHVLLSFDAVAARAHRLKVWKYLGGGSSDQHGAGGNGAAV from the coding sequence ATGGAGTCGGAGGACTACACGTTCCTGTGGAAATGGCGCAAGTACCTGCTACTGCTGGCGACGCTGGTGGCCAGCGTCACCTACGACGCCGGCCTCAACCCGCCGGGCGGCGTGTGGCCCGACGACGGGGACGGGCACGTCACCGGCGACCCGGTGCTCCCAGTGACGTACGGGAGCCGCTACCTTGCCTTCTTCTACTGCAACGCCACGGCCTTCGTCGCGTCGCTCGTCGTCATCATGATGCTGCTCGACCGCCGCGTCAGCGGCAACCGCGTCGGGGTCACCGTGCTCCGGTCGGCCATGGCGCTCGACCTGTCCGCGCTCATGGGCGCCTACGCGGCCGGGGTCAGCAGGGACGTGCTCGCCGTGGCGTACGTGTCGGCGCTGTTCGGCATGGTGTTCGCGTACGTCGCGGCGCACGTCGTCGTGGCCACgtcggcgctgccgccggtggAGTGGCTGCGCGTGTCGGCCAAGAGACTCGCCGGCAGGCTCGAGGAGCTGCTCaggaagggcgacgacggcgagcagctTGGAGCGGCGTCGCGCGCCGAGGAGGACCGGCAGGAGCGGCGCAagttcctgctgctgctggccacCTTCGCGACGCCGCTGACGTACGCCGCCGGGCTGGAGCCGCCGGGAGGGTTCTGGGACAAGACAGAGGGCGGCCACACCGCCGGCGTCCCGATCCTGCGCGACGGCCGGCCCCGGCGCCGCTACCTCGCCTTCTTCTACTGCAACGCCACGTCGTTCGTGGCGTCGCTCGCCATCGTCATGCTGCTGATGAGCCGGACGCTGAGCGACCGCGTCGTCCGGTCGTACGCGCTGCAGGTGTGCGTGCTGGTGGAGCTGCTCGGCCTCATGGGCGCCTACGCCGCCGGCAGCTGCCGGAGGCGCGAGACCACCGTCTACGttctctccctcgccgccgcggtgctcCTCTACCTCGCGCTCCAGGTGGCCGTCGGGATGTTCGCCATGGGCACCATCAAGAAATGGCTCGTCGGCCTCTGCAGGATCCTGCAGTGCCGAGGCCGACGCAACCTGCACCAAGAACACCCACGCACTGACACTGCCATCACGCAAGATGATCACTTGATTAGGGAGATGAAGCCATGCACGGCAAAGCCGAACGCGCCATGTCCGGATGAGGGTGTCGCCGGAGGCGATGAAGACGAGGGCGACGCGGACGACACGGTGGAGGAGTCGCGgtcgctgctgctcctcctcgccacgctggcggcgacggtgacctACGACGCGGGGCTGAACCCGCCGGGCGGCTTCTGGCCGGACGGCGAGCACGCCGGGGAGCTGATCCTCCTCGAGAGGCACCGCAGGAGGTACAAGGCGTTCTTCCACTGCAACACGGCGGCGTTCGTGGCGTcgctcgtcgtcatcgtcatcgTCCAGAGCAAGCAGCTGAGCTCGGGGGCCGTCGTCAAGCGCCGCGCGCTGCAGGCGGCCATGACGCTCGACCTGCTCGGGCTCATGGGCGCCTACGCCGCCGGGAGCTGCCGGGACACGGCCACGACGATCTACGTCTCCGCCttggccgtcgccgtcttcaTCTACTCCCTCGGCAACGTCGTGGCGTTCACGACCATGGGGCAGCGCAGGGAGACGAGGTTGATGCGCTGGGTGGACGGGATGGTCCAGAAGGTTCTAGAGAAGCTGCACCTCTCGGATGGACAATCCGGGGAAGAGGACGACGACCTCGAGAAGAAGCGCAAGTTCTTACTGCAGCTCgccatcctcgccgccaccgttaCGTACAAGACCGGACTGACCCCGCCGGGTGGGTTCTGGTCGGAGGGCGACGGAGCTGGTGATCCGGTCCTCCTCGACCACTACCGGAGACGGTACATGGTGTTCTTCTACTGCAACTCGACGGGGTTCATGgcgtccgtcgccgtcatccTCATGCTCGTCAACCGGCGGCTGTACAAGCAGGGCATCCGGTGCAACGCGCTCCACGCCTGCGTCGTGGTCGGGCTTCTCGGCCTCATGCTCGCCTACGCCGCCGGCAGCTGCCGGAAGCTGCGCACGTCCGTCTACGTcatcgcgctcgtcgccgccgtggtcggattcctcctcctccagatCCTCCTTTTCCTCCTCGCGAGGCACGTCATGCCGGCGGCGCTGAGAGATCGACTGCCGCCATGGCTGACGAAGCTGTTCgagccgctgtcgccgccgccccggatCAAGCCGGCCGGCGGAGCGCAGTCGCAGGACGCCGGGCGACACACCGAGCAGTACATGAAGCGCAAGTACCTGATGCTCCTCGGCGTCCTCGCCGCGAGCGTGACGTACCAGGCGGGCCTCTCGCCGCCCGGCGGCACGTGgagcgaggacggcggcgccatggccggcggcggcggcggcttcagGTACGCCGCGGGCAACCCGATCCTGCACGACACCGACGTGCGGCGCTACCACGCCTTCTTCCACTGCAACGCGACGTCGTTCATGGCGTCCGTCGTCGTGATCGTGCTGCTCCTGCAGCGCACGGTGCGGCGGCACAGCGCGCCGCTGTGGGCGATGCAGTCGGCCGTGGTGCTCGACCTCCTCGGCCTGCTCGGCGCCTACGCCACCGGCAGCTGCCGGGAGTGGGAGACGTCCGTGTACGTggtcgcgctcgtcgccgccgtcgtcgtctacATCACGCTGCACGTGCTGCTGTCGTTCGACGCCGTGGCGGCCAGGGCGCACAGGCTCAAGGTCTGGAAGTACCTGGGAGGAGGAAGCTCCGATcagcacggcgccggcggcaatgGCGCAGCGGTGTAA
- the LOC102714747 gene encoding uncharacterized protein LOC102714747, translating to MAASDEGKPAVEAAAAQAPAASHPWEYQLREYLLLLSSVVAISTYAAGLAPPGGLREEDGAGRKAGDPVLEDTGSARYLAFYYCNATAFAASLVVNLLLLVLEEASTVGLAILRTVMVLDVLALMGAYAAGSCRDLPSTVYVSTLAVALSAYLGIRIIVVYSQTGPPNPPATSPAGAGEQDDDHGQLRKVLMLLATFATEITYTAGLSPPGGFGDDGGPALQSSARLMAFFCCNTGAFVASLCIIVPLLSSRLQRVSLELYPPVLVALLGLMGAYTAGSTRDLKTIAYVLALVAAVLAYILLAMVIALNNDYKKKKNDQPGGERDSEAASARNANSAQPDGEKGSKDKKEALRDKDFVLLLATLAASITYQAGLDPPGGVWQDDHDGGGHRAGDPILSSTHASRYRAFFYCNSTAFAASLVVVLMILSDRLVRSKALVRSKALVVAMVLDLFGLIGAYAAGSCRDANTSVHVAAVAGAVLVYVVIHVVFWPDRLYREEEEAELERRRERLLLLAILVATIAYQAGLIPPGGFWDKDGGGHLAGSPVLLDTYPRRYQAFFYCNATAFMASVALVILLVNPRLYRLGIRCYALYVCMVVGMFGLMAAYAAGSAREVRTSVYVFVLVGVVVAFLLVQLLAYIDIREAWKKLRVRRSSGKLAKISDSDSVGNTANGSSVPEQNSAGNGGDGGNTVTGDDEPSQRKEEYLMTLAILAASVTYQAGLNPPGSVWKAGKAGAGNPVMHDRSHGRYSAFFYCNSTSFVASVVVIVLLLQHQRRRQRGGGGSLLLLYAMNTVIVVDLLGLLGAYAAGSCRDWETSGYVIALAVVVLACIVTHFAMLLYRHAKR from the exons ATGGCGGCATCCGACGAAGGAaagccggcggtggaggcagCAGCGGCGCAGGCGCCGGCGGCTAGCCATCCATGGGAGTACCAGCTGCGGGAGTACCTCCTGCTGCTGAGCTCGGTGGTGGCCATCTCGACGTACGCCGCCGGGCTGGCCCCGCCGGGGGGCCTgcgggaggaggacggcgcggGGCGCAAGGCCGGCGACCCGGTGCTCGAGGACACCGGGAGCGCTCGGTACCTCGCGTTCTACTACTGCAACGCGACGGCCTTCGCCGCGTCGCTCGTGGTgaacctgctgctgctcgtgcTGGAGGAGGCGAGCACCGTCGGGCTCGCCATTCTCCGGACGGTGATGGTGCTCGACGTCCTCGCGCTCATGGGGGCCTACGCCGCCGGCAGCTGCCGGGACCTGCCCAGCACCGTCTACGTCTCCACGCTGGCGGTCGCCCTCTCCGCCTACCTCGGCATCAGGATCATTGTCGTGTACTCCCAAACCGGACCACCAAACCCTCCGGCGACTTCGCCCGCTGGCGCCGGAGAGCaagacgacgaccacggccaGCTGCGCAAGGTGCTGATGCTGCTGGCGACGTTCGCGACGGAGATCACGTACACGGCGGGGCTGAGCCCGCCGGGCGGGTTCGGGGACGACGGGGGCCCGGCGCTGCAGTCGTCGGCGCGGCTGATGGCCTTCTTCTGCTGCAACACCGGAGCGTTCGTGGCGTCGCTGTGCATCATCGTGCCGCTCCTGAGCAGCAGGCTGCAGCGGGTGTCCCTCGAGCTGTACCCGCCCGTCCTCGTCGCGCTGCTGGGCCTCATGGGCGCCTACACCGCCGGCAGCACCAGGGATCTGAAGACGATCGCCTACGTcctcgccctcgtcgccgcggtTCTCGCGTACATCCTCCTCGCCATGGTCATTGCTCTCAACAACGActacaagaagaagaagaacgacCAACCTGGTGGGGAGAGAGATTCAGAGGCTGCAAGTGCAAG GAATGCAAATTCGGCGCAACCAGATGGTGAGAAGGGCAGCAAAGACAAGAAAGAAGCACTGAGGGATAAAGATTTTGTCCTGCTGCtggccaccctcgccgccagcATCACGTACCAAGCTGGGCTAGACCCACCAGGCGGCGTCTGGCAAGACgaccacgacggcggcggccacagAGCCGGCGACCCGATACTCTCGTCCACGCACGCTAGCCGCTACAGGGCCTTCTTCTACTGCAACTCCACCGCGTTCGCGGCGTCCCTGGTCGTCGTCTTGATGATCCTCAGCGACAGGCTGGTGAGGAGCAAGGCGCTGGTGAGGAGCAAGGCGCTGGTCGTCGCCATGGTCCTCGACCTGTTCGGCCTCATCGGCGCGTACGCCGCCGGGAGCTGCCGGGACGCGAACACGTCCgtccacgtcgccgccgtcgccggggccGTGCTCGTCTACGTGGTCATCCATGTCGTGTTCTGGCCTGACCGTTTgtacagggaggaggaggaggctgagctggagaggcggcgagagcggctcctcctcctcgcgatCCTGGTGGCCACCATCGCCTACCAGGCCGGGCTGATCCCGCCGGGCGGCTTCTGGGACAAAGACGGCGGTGGCCATCTCGCGGGCTCGCCCGTGCTCCTCGACACCTACCCGAGGAGGTACCAGGCGTTCTTCTACTGCAACGCGACGGCCTTCATGGCGTCCGTCGCGCTCGTCATCCTGCTCGTCAACCCTAGGCTGTACAGGCTGGGGATACGGTGCTACGCGCTGTACGTGTGCATGGTGGTCGGCATGTTCGGCCTCATGGCGGCCTACGCCGCCGGGAGCGCCCGGGAGGTGCGGACGTCCGTCTACGTCTTCGTGCTCGTCGGCGTGGTGGTCGCCTTTCTGCTCGTCCAGCTCCTTGCGTATATCGACATCCGGGAAGCGTGGAAGAAGCTCCGTGTGCGCCGCAGCTCCGGTAAGCTGGCGAAGATCTCCGATTCGGATTCAGTTGGCAATACAGCAAACGGGTCATCTGTTCCAGAGCAGAACAGCGCCGGcaatggcggcgacggcggcaacacCGTGACCGGAGACGACGAGCCGTCCCAGAGGAAAGAAGAGTACCTGATGACGCTCGCGATTCTGGCCGCGAGCGTCACGTACCAGGCCGGGCTGAACCCGCCGGGCAGCGTCTGGAAGGCCGGCAAGGCCGGCGCCGGGAACCCCGTGATGCACGACCGCAGCCACGGCCGGTACAGCGCCTTCTTCTACTGCAACTCCACCTCCTTCGTGGCgtccgtcgtcgtcatcgtcctgctgctgcagcaccagcggcggcggcagcgcggcggcggcggcagcctcctcctcctctacgCCATGAACACGGTGATCGTCGTCGACCTGCTCGGCCTCCTCGGGGCGTACGCGGCCGGCAGCTGCAGGGACTGGGAGACGTCCGGGTACGTCatcgcgctcgccgtcgtcgtgcttGCCTGCATCGTGACCCACTTCGCCATGCTGTTGTATCGCCATGCGAAAAGGTAG
- the LOC102715313 gene encoding uncharacterized protein LOC102715313 produces MAQGDSGAADEQQPWEYTLRKYLLLLASLVATVAYGAGFSPPGGAWQDSVAGEHTAGDPILRSLHYGRYLVFFYCNATAFASSLLVIVLILLFAVLHEKKDMWITVMPLRMVMVLDLLSLMGAYAAGTCRDAVTARYTLALVATVFVYLVVQMVLASLPVGEHDYDHEIKERPRKVLLLLATFATSLTYVAGLSTPGGFWPDSTGGHRAGEAVMGERHPARLTAFLLFNTTAFVASLLIIVLLLDRKLRDWSRQSWELYGCVVVSLIGLVGAYAAGSSRVEHTTVYVVALAGAVLVYIAFQATVVPRAMLALRQTKLARIYSSMSKRRHRPKQQYPDLTQATIDREAELERAMEKARSLVLLLATLAATVTYQAALDPPGGYWQDNGQGHKAGDPILLTTNPRRYKTFFYCNSTAFLASLLAIILVQSRSLLERHALEAAMILDLFGLMGAYAAGSCRDASTSIYVLAIAGAVLVYVVIHVVFFTLDHTVAGHSEDVLLEKRRKRLLLFAILSATITYQAGLTPPSGFWQAGDLAGMPVLFSNNPHRYRAFFYCNTTSFMSSVALIILLVNPNLYRPAIRSYALSVCMVAGMLGLMGAYAAGSSQHLRTSVYVFVLVVTFVVLLLVVFVVRQKRNPDEEDVSQRSQGNLQQQQNLPRTDEMQREQHTKRKYLMLLGILAASITYQAGLHPPGGVWQSDGDGGDHGYAAGDPVMRYNRIRRYRAFFYSNSTSFMASVVVVVLLLVPLPDRAPVLRQVVGGGGWLLQAMNATVVLDMVGLLVAYGAGSSREWETSGYVIAMAIVVLGYFAIHATLSTFSQGDRRSSAASQRVVPRSGESPEAGNGWREAQGSSV; encoded by the exons ATGGCGCAAGGGGACAGTGGTGCTGCTGATGAGCAGCAGCCATGGGAGTACACGCTGCGGAAgtacctgctgctgctggcctcGCTggtggcgacggtggcgtACGGCGCGGGGTTCAGCCCGCCGGGGGGCGCCTGGCAGGACAGTGTCGCCGGCGAGCACACCGCCGGCGACCCCATACTCCGGAGCCTCCACTACGGCCGGTACCTCGTCTTCTTCTACTGCAACGCCACCGCGTTCGCGTCGTCGCTGCTCGTCATCGTGCTCATCCTCCTCTTCGCCGTGCTGCACGAGAAGAAGGACATGTGGATCACGGTCATGCCGCTGCGTATGGTCATGGTGCTCGACCTGCTCAGCCTCATGGGCGCCTACGCCGCCGGGACGTGCCGGGACGCGGTCACGGCCAGGTACACCTTGGCGCTCGTGGCCACCGTCTTCGTCTACCTCGTGGTGCAGATGGTGCTGGCCTCGCTGCCCGTCGGCGAGCACGACTACGACCACGAGATCAAGGAGCGGCCCCGCAAGGTCCTCCTGCTGCTGGCCACGTTCGCCACGAGCCTCACGTACGTGGCCGGGCTGAGCACGCCCGGCGGCTTCTGGCCGGACAGCAccggcggccaccgcgccggcgaggccgtcaTGGGGGAGCGCCACCCGGCCCGCCTGACGGCGTTCCTCCTCTTCAACACCACCGCCTTCGTCGCGTCGCTGCTCATCATCGTGCTGCTCCTCGACAGGAAGCTCCGGGACTGGTCGCGGCAGTCGTGGGAGCTGTACGGCTGCGTCGTCGTCTCGCTGATCGGGCTCGTCGGGGCGTACGCCGCCGGCAGCTCCAGGGTGGAGCACACCACCGTGTACGTGGtcgcgctcgccggcgccgtcctcgtGTACATTGCGTTCCAGGCGACCGTCGTGCCGCGTGCGATGCTTGCACTCAGGCAGACCAAACTCGCACGGATTTACTCTTCCATGTCAAAACGGCGACATCGTCCCAAGCAACAATACCCAGACCTAACGCAGGCCACTATTGACAG GGAGGCCGAACTTGAGCGAGCTATGGAGAAGGCTCGCTCGCTTGTTCTACTGCTCGCTACTCTCGCGGCCACGGTCACCTACCAAGCGGCACTAGACCCACCCGGCGGCTATTGGCAGGACAACGGCCAAGGGCACAAGGCCGGTGACCCGATCCTCCTCACGACTAACCCTAGGCGGTACAAGACATTCTTCTACTGCAACTCGACCGCCTTCCTGGCGTCCCTGCTCGCCATCATCCTGGTGCAGAGCAGGTCCCTGCTCGAGCGCCACGCCCTGGAGGCGGCCATGATCCTCGACCTGTTCGGGCTCATGGGCGCCTACGCGGCGGGCAGCTGCAGGGACGCGAGCACCTCCATCTACGTCCtggccatcgccggcgccgtgctgGTGTACGTGGTGATCCACGTCGTCTTCTTCACGCTCGACCACACGGTGGCGGGGCACAGCGAGGACGTGCTGCTCGAGAAGAGGCGCAAGAGGTTGCTCCTTTTCGCGATCTTGTCCGCGACCATCACCTACCAGGCCGGGCTAACCCCGCCGAGCGGCTTCTGGCAGGCCGGCGACCTCGCCGGCATGCCGGTGCTCTTCAGCAACAACCCGCACCGCTACAGAGCCTTCTTCTACTGCAACACCACGAGCTTCATGTCGTCCGTCGCCCTCATCATACTCTTGGTGAACCCAAACTTGTACCGGCCGGCCATTCGGAGCTACGCGCTCTCGGTTTGCATGGTGGCCGGCATGCTTGGTCTCATGGGTGCCTACGCCGCCGGAAGCTCGCAGCATCTGCGGACGTCTGTCTACGTCTTCGTCCTGGTGGTAACTTTCGTGGTCTTGCTTCTCGTGGTGTTCGTCGTGCGCCAGAAGAGAAACCCCGACGAGGAGGATGTAAGCCAGAGATCACAGGGCAACCTGCAGCAACAGCAGAACCTGCCAAGAACTGACGAAATGCAA CGCGAGCAGCACACCAAGCGCAAGTACCTGATGCTGCTCGGGATCCTGGCGGCGAGCATCACCTACCAGGCCGGCCTGCATCCGCCGGGCGGCGTGTGGcagagcgacggcgacggcggcgaccatgGCTACGCGGCAGGTGACCCCGTCATGCGCTACAACCGCATACGGCGGTACCGCGCCTTCTTCTACAGCAACTCCACTTCCTTCATGGcgtccgtcgtcgtcgtcgtgctgctgctggtgccgCTGCCGGACCGGGCGCCGGTGCTGCGGcaggtcgtcggcggcggcgggtggctgCTGCAGGCGATGAACGCGACGGTCGTGCTCGACATGGTCGGCCTCCTGGTGGCCTACGGGGCAGGATCCAGCAGGGAGTGGGAGACGTCCGGGTACGTCATCGCCATGGCCATCGTCGTTCTCGGCTACTTCGCGATCCACGCGACGCTGTCGACCTTCAGCCAGGGTGACAGGCGAAGTAGCGCCGCTAGCCAACGGGTTGTTCCTCGGAGTGGTGAGTCCCCAGAAGCAGGCAATGGCTGGAGAGAGGCACAGGGAAGTTCTGTGTGA